A window from Pseudomonas frederiksbergensis encodes these proteins:
- a CDS encoding N-acetylmuramoyl-L-alanine amidase, translating to MMGLGMRFRAMVAAVGLLFLAVTVDAVAETKVNSVRLWRAPDNTRLVFDLTGPVQHSVFTLTAPDRLVIDINGATLGAPLNVNSSNTPITAMRSAQRTPTDLRVVIDLKKAVTPKSFTLAPNAQYGNRLVVDLFDNAADAAPIPAPTNVATVAPVPVTPVEPPVKLPPAPAGKRDIIVVIDAGHGGEDPGASGSRGQREKDVVLAIARELQRQVNGMKGFRAELTRTGDYFIPLRGRTEIARKKGADLFVSIHADAAPSAAAFGASVFALSDRGATSETARWLADSENRSDLIGGAGNVSLDDKDRMLAGVLLDLSMTASLTSSLNVGQKVLSNIGRVTPLHKQRVEQAGFMVLKSPDIPSILVETGFISNANEASKLAAANHQQALARSISSGVRQFFQQNPPPGTYIAWLRDSGGIAQGPRDHRVNPGETLAMIAVRYQVSPATLRSANKLSSDELKVGQHLTIPGTELAAKE from the coding sequence ATGATGGGGTTAGGTATGCGCTTTCGCGCGATGGTAGCTGCCGTAGGATTGTTGTTTTTGGCGGTGACCGTCGATGCTGTGGCCGAGACGAAGGTCAACAGCGTTCGCCTGTGGCGGGCTCCGGACAACACGCGACTGGTGTTCGACCTGACCGGGCCTGTCCAGCACAGCGTCTTTACCCTGACCGCCCCGGATCGGCTGGTCATCGACATCAATGGCGCGACTCTGGGGGCGCCGCTGAACGTCAACAGCTCGAACACTCCGATCACCGCCATGCGCTCGGCTCAACGTACGCCAACCGATCTGCGGGTGGTCATCGACCTGAAAAAAGCCGTGACGCCGAAAAGTTTTACCCTGGCGCCAAACGCCCAGTACGGCAATCGCCTGGTGGTCGACTTGTTCGACAACGCTGCCGATGCCGCGCCAATTCCGGCGCCGACCAACGTCGCGACGGTAGCCCCGGTGCCGGTCACTCCGGTGGAGCCTCCGGTCAAGCTGCCGCCAGCCCCGGCCGGCAAGCGCGACATTATTGTCGTCATCGATGCCGGTCACGGCGGCGAAGACCCGGGTGCCTCCGGCTCTCGCGGTCAGCGTGAAAAAGACGTGGTACTGGCCATCGCCCGTGAACTGCAGCGTCAGGTCAACGGCATGAAAGGCTTCCGCGCCGAACTGACCCGCACCGGCGACTATTTCATCCCGTTGCGCGGCCGTACCGAAATCGCCCGCAAGAAGGGCGCCGACCTGTTCGTTTCGATCCACGCCGACGCCGCGCCTTCGGCCGCAGCCTTCGGTGCCTCGGTGTTCGCCCTGTCTGATCGCGGCGCTACCTCGGAAACCGCCCGTTGGCTGGCCGACAGCGAAAACCGTTCCGACTTGATCGGTGGTGCCGGCAACGTCAGCCTCGACGACAAGGACCGCATGCTGGCGGGCGTGCTGCTTGACCTGTCGATGACGGCTTCCCTGACTTCTAGCCTGAACGTCGGCCAGAAAGTCCTGAGCAACATCGGCCGCGTCACGCCGTTGCACAAACAGCGCGTGGAGCAGGCCGGGTTCATGGTGCTGAAGTCGCCGGACATTCCATCGATCCTGGTGGAAACCGGGTTCATCTCCAACGCCAACGAAGCGTCCAAGCTTGCCGCAGCGAACCACCAGCAAGCGCTGGCGCGTTCGATCAGCAGCGGCGTGCGCCAGTTCTTCCAGCAGAACCCGCCGCCAGGCACCTACATTGCCTGGCTGCGCGACTCCGGCGGGATCGCCCAAGGCCCGCGTGACCATCGGGTGAACCCCGGCGAGACGCTGGCGATGATTGCCGTGCGATATCAGGTTTCTCCGGCCACGCTGCGCAGCGCCAACAAGCTGTCGAGTGATGAGCTCAAGGTCGGTCAGCACTTGACCATCCCTGGCACTGAGCTGGCGGCCAAAGAATGA
- the mutL gene encoding DNA mismatch repair endonuclease MutL codes for MNQVLTNTARIELLSPRLANQIAAGEVVERPASVIKELLENSLDSGARRIDVDVEQGGVKLLRVRDDGSGISADDLPLALARHATSKIRNLEDLEQVMSLGFRGEALASISSVARLTLTSRTKDADQAWQVETEGRDMAPRVQPAAHPVGTSVEVRDLFFNTPARRKFLKTEKTEFDHLQEVIKRLALARFDVAFHLRHNGKTILSLHEAHDDAARARRVAAICGSGFLEQALPIEIERNGLHLWGWVGLPTFNRSQADLQYFFVNGRAVRDKLVAHAVRQAYRDVLFNGRHPTFVLFFEVDPAGVDVNVHPTKHEVRFRDGRMVHDFLYGTLHRALGDVRPEDHLAAPVATAIVRPTGIDAGEFGPQGEMRLAANALLEQPQAQPSFNTPAGSGAGAGYQYQYSPRPQSGVPVAEAQAAYREFFAPLPEANAVALPAGQDDIPPLGYALAQLKGIYILSENAQGLVLVDMHAAHERIMYERLKIAMASEGLSGQPLLVPESLAVSQREADCAEEHVAWFQRLGFELQRLGPESLAIRQIPALLKQAEANRLVSDVLADLMEYGTSDRIQAHLNELLGTMACHGAIRANRRLAIPEMNGLLRDMENTERSGQCNHGRPTWTQLGLDDLDKLFLRGR; via the coding sequence ATGAACCAGGTGCTGACCAATACGGCTCGTATCGAGCTGCTCAGCCCGCGACTGGCGAACCAGATTGCCGCCGGTGAGGTGGTTGAGCGCCCGGCTTCGGTGATCAAGGAACTGCTGGAAAACAGCCTCGACTCCGGCGCCAGGCGTATCGATGTCGATGTGGAGCAGGGCGGCGTCAAGTTGCTGCGGGTGCGCGACGATGGCAGCGGCATTTCTGCCGATGACCTGCCGCTGGCCCTGGCGCGACACGCCACCAGCAAGATCCGCAATCTGGAAGACCTCGAGCAGGTCATGAGCCTTGGCTTTCGCGGTGAGGCACTCGCGTCGATCAGCTCCGTGGCGCGCCTGACCCTGACATCCCGCACCAAAGACGCTGATCAGGCCTGGCAGGTCGAAACCGAAGGCCGGGACATGGCGCCTCGCGTGCAGCCGGCGGCCCATCCGGTGGGCACCTCGGTGGAAGTGCGTGATTTGTTTTTCAACACTCCGGCACGCCGCAAGTTTCTCAAAACCGAAAAAACCGAATTCGATCACCTGCAAGAAGTGATCAAGCGTCTGGCGCTGGCACGTTTCGACGTGGCGTTCCATCTGCGCCACAACGGCAAGACCATCCTCAGTCTGCATGAAGCCCATGACGACGCGGCCCGTGCCCGGCGTGTGGCGGCGATTTGCGGTTCGGGTTTCCTCGAGCAGGCGCTGCCGATCGAGATCGAACGCAATGGCCTGCATTTGTGGGGCTGGGTCGGTTTGCCGACGTTCAACCGCAGCCAGGCGGACTTGCAGTACTTCTTCGTAAATGGCCGCGCCGTACGCGACAAACTGGTGGCCCACGCGGTGCGCCAGGCTTACCGCGATGTGCTGTTCAACGGTCGGCACCCGACCTTCGTGTTGTTTTTCGAAGTCGATCCGGCAGGCGTTGACGTCAACGTGCACCCGACCAAGCACGAAGTGCGCTTCCGTGACGGACGCATGGTTCACGATTTCCTCTACGGCACCCTGCACCGCGCCTTGGGCGATGTGCGGCCGGAAGACCATTTGGCCGCGCCTGTCGCGACGGCCATCGTTCGGCCGACCGGCATTGATGCTGGCGAATTCGGTCCACAGGGCGAAATGCGTCTGGCGGCCAATGCCTTGCTGGAACAGCCTCAAGCCCAGCCGTCGTTCAATACGCCGGCCGGCTCGGGCGCGGGTGCCGGTTATCAATATCAGTACTCGCCACGGCCTCAATCCGGTGTGCCGGTTGCTGAGGCCCAGGCAGCGTATCGTGAGTTTTTTGCACCATTGCCAGAAGCCAACGCGGTAGCGCTGCCAGCCGGGCAGGACGACATTCCGCCGCTGGGTTATGCGCTGGCGCAGCTCAAAGGCATCTACATTCTTTCGGAAAACGCCCAGGGCCTGGTGCTGGTGGACATGCACGCGGCTCATGAGCGGATCATGTACGAGCGCCTGAAAATCGCCATGGCCAGCGAAGGCCTGAGCGGTCAGCCGCTGCTGGTGCCGGAGTCGCTGGCGGTCAGTCAGCGTGAAGCCGATTGCGCCGAAGAACACGTCGCGTGGTTCCAGCGCCTGGGCTTTGAATTGCAGCGTCTGGGCCCGGAATCCCTGGCGATCCGGCAGATTCCGGCCTTGCTCAAGCAAGCTGAAGCCAATCGATTGGTCAGTGACGTTCTGGCGGACTTGATGGAATACGGCACCAGCGACCGGATTCAGGCGCACCTGAACGAACTGCTCGGCACCATGGCCTGCCACGGCGCGATTCGGGCGAATCGGCGTCTGGCGATCCCCGAAATGAACGGTCTGCTGCGCGATATGGAAAACACCGAACGCAGCGGTCAATGCAACCATGGCCGACCGACCTGGACCCAACTGGGTCTGGACGATCTGGACAAACTGTTCTTGCGCGGTCGTTGA
- the miaA gene encoding tRNA (adenosine(37)-N6)-dimethylallyltransferase MiaA, which yields MNQLPPAIFLMGPTAAGKTDLAIELTKVLPCELISVDSALVYRGMDIGTAKPSKELLAEFPHRLIDILDPAESYSAADFRRDALEAMAEITARGKIPLLVGGTMLYYKALVEGLADMPAADPAIRAQIEEEAARLGWQALHDQLAVIDPQSAARIHPNDPQRLSRALEVYRVSGQSMTALRLQQSAQSTEAAASGLQQLPYTVANLAIAPANRQVLHERIKQRFTNMLEQGFIDEVVALRDRGDLHSGMPSIRAVGYRQVWDYLDGKLTQAEMQERGIIATRQLAKRQFTWLRSWADLHWLDSLDCDNLPRALKYLGTISILS from the coding sequence ATGAACCAGCTCCCTCCTGCGATTTTCCTGATGGGCCCGACCGCCGCCGGCAAGACCGACCTGGCTATCGAACTCACCAAAGTCTTGCCGTGTGAGCTGATCAGCGTCGATTCGGCGCTGGTCTACCGTGGCATGGACATCGGCACCGCCAAGCCTTCAAAAGAGCTTCTGGCTGAATTTCCACACCGTTTGATCGATATTCTTGATCCGGCAGAGAGCTATTCGGCCGCCGATTTCCGTCGCGATGCCCTCGAAGCCATGGCCGAGATCACCGCGCGGGGCAAAATTCCGCTGCTGGTGGGCGGCACAATGCTCTATTACAAGGCTTTGGTCGAAGGTCTGGCAGACATGCCGGCGGCTGACCCGGCCATTCGCGCACAGATCGAAGAAGAGGCCGCACGCCTTGGCTGGCAAGCCTTGCACGATCAATTGGCAGTCATCGATCCGCAATCTGCGGCGCGTATTCATCCGAACGATCCGCAGCGACTGAGTCGAGCGCTGGAAGTTTATCGCGTCAGTGGTCAGAGCATGACTGCACTCAGGTTGCAACAATCTGCGCAAAGTACTGAAGCAGCCGCCTCTGGACTGCAACAATTGCCCTATACTGTCGCGAACTTGGCCATTGCTCCGGCAAATCGCCAGGTACTGCACGAGCGAATTAAACAAAGATTCACGAATATGTTGGAACAGGGATTCATCGACGAGGTCGTAGCCCTGCGAGATAGAGGTGACCTGCATTCGGGGATGCCGTCTATACGTGCAGTAGGCTACCGACAAGTCTGGGATTACCTGGATGGCAAGCTGACGCAAGCCGAGATGCAGGAGCGTGGAATCATTGCCACGCGCCAATTGGCGAAGCGCCAGTTCACCTGGCTGCGCAGTTGGGCTGATTTACATTGGTTGGACAGCCTCGATTGCGACAATCTGCCGCGCGCCTTGAAATACCTTGGGACCATCTCCATATTGAGCTGA
- the hfq gene encoding RNA chaperone Hfq translates to MSKGHSLQDPYLNTLRKEKVGVSIYLVNGIKLQGTIESFDQFVILLKNTVSQMVYKHAISTVVPVRPIRLPSATESEAGDAEPGNA, encoded by the coding sequence ATGTCAAAAGGGCATTCGCTACAAGACCCTTACTTGAATACTTTACGTAAAGAGAAAGTGGGGGTTTCCATCTATCTGGTCAACGGGATCAAGCTGCAAGGCACGATCGAGTCTTTCGACCAGTTCGTTATCCTGCTGAAAAACACCGTCAGCCAGATGGTTTACAAACACGCTATCTCTACAGTGGTGCCGGTTCGTCCAATTCGTCTGCCTAGTGCAACCGAATCCGAAGCAGGTGATGCTGAGCCAGGTAACGCCTGA
- the hflX gene encoding ribosome rescue GTPase HflX: MFFERHGGGERVILVHLDGQDPEAREDPQEFQELANSAGAETVAFFNVPRHRPTAKFLIGSGKVEELRDLVHAKEADLVIFNHILTPSQERNLERVFECRVIDRTGLILDIFAQRARTHEGKLQVELAQLDHMSTRLVRGWTHLERQGGGIGMRGPGETQLETDRRLLRVRLRQIKGRLEKVRSQREQSRRGRSRADIPTVSLVGYTNAGKSTLFNNVTKSDVYAADQLFATLDPTLRRLELDDLGPIVLADTVGFIRHLPHKLVEAFRSTLEESSNSDLLLHVIDAAEPDRMLQIEQVMVVLGEIGAQDLPILEVYNKLDLLEGVEPQIQRDENGKPQRVWLSARDGSGLELLEQAIAELLGSELFIGTLRLPQRFARLRAQFFELGAVQKEEHDEEGVSLLAVRLPRSELNRLVSREGVVPTEFIEQHTLQ, encoded by the coding sequence TTGTTCTTTGAGCGCCACGGTGGTGGTGAGCGAGTGATCCTCGTTCACTTGGATGGACAGGACCCTGAGGCGCGCGAAGATCCGCAGGAGTTTCAGGAATTGGCTAATTCGGCCGGCGCCGAGACCGTTGCGTTTTTTAACGTGCCGCGTCATCGGCCAACCGCCAAATTCCTGATTGGCAGCGGCAAGGTCGAAGAGTTGCGCGACCTGGTCCATGCCAAAGAGGCCGATCTGGTCATCTTCAATCACATCCTCACGCCCAGTCAGGAACGTAACCTCGAACGTGTTTTCGAGTGTCGCGTGATCGACCGTACCGGTCTGATTCTCGATATTTTCGCCCAGCGCGCCCGTACCCATGAAGGCAAGCTCCAGGTAGAACTGGCCCAGCTTGATCACATGAGCACCCGGCTGGTTCGTGGCTGGACCCACCTTGAGCGTCAGGGTGGCGGTATCGGTATGCGTGGCCCGGGTGAAACCCAGCTGGAAACCGACCGCCGTTTGCTGCGGGTACGCCTGCGACAGATCAAGGGCCGACTGGAAAAAGTACGCAGTCAGCGCGAACAGTCGCGACGCGGCCGTTCGCGTGCGGATATTCCTACCGTGTCCCTTGTGGGCTATACCAACGCCGGCAAATCCACGCTCTTCAATAACGTCACGAAATCCGACGTTTACGCGGCTGACCAGTTGTTTGCCACGCTGGACCCGACCTTGCGCCGTCTGGAACTCGACGACCTGGGGCCGATTGTCCTGGCCGATACGGTGGGTTTCATACGCCACTTGCCCCACAAACTGGTCGAGGCATTTCGGTCTACGCTCGAAGAGTCGAGCAACTCAGACCTGCTGTTGCACGTGATCGATGCGGCCGAACCGGATCGCATGTTGCAGATCGAGCAGGTGATGGTGGTGCTGGGCGAGATTGGTGCCCAGGACTTGCCGATCCTCGAGGTCTATAACAAACTCGATTTGCTTGAAGGCGTTGAGCCACAAATCCAGCGAGACGAAAACGGTAAGCCTCAACGGGTCTGGCTGTCGGCGCGTGATGGCAGTGGTCTGGAATTGCTTGAGCAAGCCATTGCCGAGTTGCTGGGCAGTGAGTTGTTTATCGGTACCTTGCGTTTGCCGCAACGATTCGCTCGACTGCGTGCGCAGTTTTTCGAGCTCGGAGCGGTGCAGAAAGAAGAACACGACGAAGAAGGTGTCAGCTTGCTGGCCGTTCGATTACCGCGCTCGGAGCTCAATCGGCTGGTCAGCCGTGAAGGCGTTGTGCCGACAGAGTTCATCGAACAACACACTTTGCAATAA
- the hflK gene encoding FtsH protease activity modulator HflK — MAWNEPGGNSNNQDPWGGKRRNNGDRKGPPDLDEAFRKLQESLNGLFGGGKKRGDDGGGSGRSSGFGGLLGIGLVVLAAVWLYSAVYVVDEQEQAVVLRFGKYYETVGPGLNIYFPPLDRKYLENVTRERAYTKQGQMLTEDENIVEVPLTVQYKISNLQDFVLSVDQPEISLQHATESALRHVVGSTAMDQVLTEGRELMASEIKERLQRFMDTYRTGITVTQVNVQSAAAPREVQEAFDDVIRAREDEQRSRNQAETYANGVVPEARGQAQRIIEDANGYRDETVSRAKGEADRFTKLVAEYRKAPEVTRERLYLDTMQEVFSNTSKVLVTGNKNGQSNLLYLPLDKMVESGRNTSTSVTGAAASSNEANARAAADLQQQPARTRESR, encoded by the coding sequence ATGGCTTGGAATGAGCCGGGTGGCAACTCGAATAATCAGGATCCTTGGGGTGGCAAGCGCCGCAATAACGGCGACCGCAAGGGACCACCGGATCTCGACGAGGCCTTCCGAAAGCTGCAGGAAAGCCTGAACGGGTTGTTCGGTGGTGGTAAGAAACGCGGTGATGACGGTGGCGGTTCGGGCAGGAGTAGCGGCTTCGGCGGTCTGCTCGGCATCGGTCTGGTCGTGTTGGCAGCGGTGTGGCTGTACAGCGCGGTGTATGTCGTCGACGAGCAGGAGCAAGCCGTGGTGCTGCGCTTCGGCAAGTACTACGAGACTGTCGGCCCGGGTCTGAACATCTATTTCCCGCCGCTGGATCGCAAGTACCTGGAAAACGTCACGCGTGAGCGTGCCTATACCAAGCAGGGTCAAATGCTCACTGAAGACGAAAACATCGTCGAAGTGCCGCTGACCGTGCAGTACAAGATCAGCAACCTGCAGGACTTCGTGTTGAGCGTTGACCAGCCGGAAATCAGCCTTCAGCACGCGACCGAAAGTGCCTTGCGCCACGTAGTGGGTTCCACCGCGATGGACCAGGTGCTGACTGAAGGTCGTGAATTGATGGCCAGCGAAATCAAGGAGCGTCTGCAACGCTTCATGGATACCTATCGCACCGGCATCACCGTCACCCAGGTCAACGTACAGAGCGCAGCCGCACCGCGTGAAGTGCAGGAAGCCTTCGATGACGTGATCCGCGCCCGTGAAGACGAGCAGCGTTCGCGCAACCAGGCTGAAACCTATGCCAACGGCGTCGTGCCGGAAGCTCGTGGTCAGGCCCAGCGCATCATCGAAGATGCCAATGGCTACCGTGACGAAACCGTCTCGCGAGCCAAGGGTGAGGCCGATCGCTTCACCAAACTGGTGGCCGAGTACCGCAAGGCACCTGAAGTCACCCGTGAGCGTCTGTACCTGGACACCATGCAGGAAGTCTTCAGCAATACCAGCAAGGTTCTCGTAACCGGGAACAAGAATGGCCAGAGCAATCTGCTGTACTTGCCGCTGGATAAAATGGTCGAAAGTGGTCGCAACACCAGCACTTCGGTGACCGGTGCGGCAGCCAGCAGCAATGAAGCGAATGCGCGTGCGGCAGCCGATCTGCAGCAACAGCCAGCACGTACCAGGGAGAGTCGCTGA
- the hflC gene encoding protease modulator HflC, translated as MSNKSLIALIVGVVVAIAAWNCFYIVAQTERAVLLQFGRVVQADVQPGLHVKVPYVNQVRKFDARLMTLDAPTQRFLTLEKKAVMVDAYAKWRVKDAERFYTATSGLKQIADERLSRRLESGLRDQFGKRTLHEVVSGERDALMTDITASLNKMAEKELGIEVVDVRVKAIDLPKEVNRSVFERMSSEREREAREHRAKGNELSEGIRADADRQRRVLLAEAYRESEEVRGDGDAQAAAIYSKAYGQDQEFYGFYRSLRAYRESFANKSDVMVLDPSSDFFRYLEKAKP; from the coding sequence ATGAGCAATAAATCGCTGATCGCCCTTATTGTCGGCGTCGTCGTGGCGATCGCTGCCTGGAACTGCTTCTACATCGTGGCTCAGACCGAGCGTGCGGTGCTGCTGCAGTTCGGTCGCGTGGTCCAGGCTGATGTTCAGCCAGGCCTGCATGTGAAAGTGCCTTACGTCAACCAGGTGCGCAAATTCGACGCACGCCTGATGACGCTCGATGCGCCGACACAACGCTTCCTGACGCTGGAAAAGAAAGCCGTCATGGTCGATGCCTACGCCAAGTGGCGCGTGAAAGATGCCGAGCGCTTCTACACCGCGACTTCCGGCCTCAAGCAGATTGCCGACGAGCGTCTTTCCCGTCGTCTGGAATCGGGCCTGCGTGACCAGTTCGGTAAGCGCACGCTGCATGAAGTGGTGTCCGGTGAGCGCGATGCGCTGATGACCGATATCACGGCTTCGCTGAACAAGATGGCGGAAAAAGAGCTGGGCATCGAAGTTGTCGATGTTCGGGTCAAGGCCATTGATCTGCCGAAAGAAGTGAACCGCAGCGTGTTCGAACGCATGAGTTCCGAGCGTGAGCGTGAAGCTCGCGAGCACCGCGCCAAGGGTAACGAGCTGTCAGAAGGCATTCGTGCCGATGCTGATCGTCAACGCCGCGTGTTGCTGGCTGAAGCCTATCGTGAATCTGAAGAGGTTCGCGGTGATGGTGATGCCCAGGCCGCTGCGATCTACTCCAAGGCCTACGGCCAGGACCAGGAGTTCTACGGTTTCTACCGTAGCCTGCGTGCCTACCGTGAAAGCTTCGCGAACAAATCCGACGTCATGGTCCTGGACCCAAGCAGCGACTTCTTCCGTTACCTGGAAAAAGCCAAGCCTTGA
- a CDS encoding ATP phosphoribosyltransferase regulatory subunit: MATVDRWLLPDGIEEVLPPEAARIEVARRQVLDLFQSWGYEFVVTPHIEYLESLLTGAGQDLDLRTFKVIDPQSGRQMGFRADITPQVARIDAHTLRREGPSRLCYAGSVLHAQPRALSSSRSPIQLGAELYGDASPSSDVEVISLMLAMLQLADVPDVHMDLGHVGIYRGLARAAGLSGEVEQQLFDALQRKAIDEVITLTEGLPADLSGMLRALVDLCGGREVLSAARERLANAPAPVLAALDDLLAIAERLSTRFPELPLYFDLGELRGYHYHTGVVFAVFVPGVGQSIAQGGRYDDIGADFGRARPATGFSTDLKTLVTLGRAEIELPSGGIWMPDSTDAALWQQVCQLRSEGQRVVQALPGQPLAAAREADCDRQLIQQNGLWQVSPLAS, translated from the coding sequence ATGGCAACGGTAGACCGCTGGCTGCTGCCAGATGGCATCGAAGAAGTACTGCCACCAGAAGCGGCGCGCATTGAAGTCGCGCGTCGTCAGGTGTTGGATCTGTTCCAGAGCTGGGGTTACGAGTTTGTCGTGACTCCCCATATCGAGTACCTGGAATCCCTGCTGACCGGCGCGGGCCAGGACCTCGATCTGCGTACCTTCAAGGTCATCGACCCGCAATCGGGCCGGCAGATGGGTTTCCGTGCCGACATCACGCCGCAAGTGGCGCGCATCGATGCGCACACCTTGCGACGCGAAGGCCCGAGCCGTCTGTGCTATGCCGGTAGCGTGCTGCACGCTCAGCCGCGCGCCTTGTCGTCCTCGCGCAGCCCGATCCAGCTGGGTGCCGAGCTGTACGGCGATGCCAGCCCGAGCAGCGACGTGGAAGTCATCAGCCTGATGTTGGCTATGCTGCAACTGGCCGATGTGCCGGATGTGCACATGGACCTCGGTCATGTGGGTATCTATCGCGGGCTGGCTCGCGCCGCCGGTCTGTCCGGTGAAGTCGAGCAACAGTTGTTCGATGCGTTGCAACGTAAGGCCATCGACGAGGTCATTACCTTGACCGAAGGCCTGCCAGCCGATCTGTCGGGCATGCTGCGGGCGCTGGTCGATCTGTGTGGCGGCCGTGAAGTATTGAGCGCTGCCCGCGAGCGCCTGGCGAATGCGCCGGCGCCAGTATTGGCGGCTCTGGATGATCTGCTGGCGATTGCCGAGCGTCTGTCCACGCGTTTCCCTGAGTTGCCGTTGTATTTCGACCTGGGCGAGTTGCGCGGCTACCACTACCACACCGGTGTGGTGTTCGCGGTATTCGTACCGGGTGTTGGCCAGTCCATTGCTCAGGGCGGTCGTTACGACGACATCGGTGCCGACTTCGGTCGCGCCCGTCCGGCAACCGGCTTCTCTACCGATTTGAAAACCCTGGTGACCCTGGGGCGTGCTGAGATCGAGTTACCGTCTGGCGGTATCTGGATGCCTGACAGTACGGATGCCGCTCTCTGGCAGCAGGTTTGCCAGTTGCGCAGTGAGGGTCAGCGTGTCGTTCAGGCGTTGCCTGGACAACCTTTGGCCGCCGCCCGTGAAGCGGACTGCGACCGGCAATTGATTCAGCAGAACGGGCTTTGGCAAGTATCGCCACTGGCTTCTTGA
- a CDS encoding adenylosuccinate synthase, producing MGKNVVVLGTQWGDEGKGKIVDLLTEHAAAVVRYQGGHNAGHTLVIDGEKTVLHLIPSGVLREGVQCLIGNGVVVAPDALLREIIKLEEKGVPVRERLRISPSCPLILSFHVALDQAREKARGELKIGTTGRGIGPAYEDKVARRGLRVGDLLNMPRFEDKLRELVDYHNFMLVGYYKEPAIEFEKTLAECKEYAELLKPLMLDVTAELHDLRRAGKDIMFEGAQGSLLDIDHGTYPYVTSSNTTAGGVATGSGVGPMFLDYILGITKAYTTRVGSGPFPTELFDEVGAHLAKQGHEFGATTGRARRCGWFDAVILRRAIDVNSISGICLTKLDVLDGLETINICVGYKDAQGNAVAPTDADSYVGLQPVYEEVPGWTESTVGAKTMEELPANARAYIKRVEELIGAPIDIISTGPDRNETIVLRHPFA from the coding sequence ATGGGTAAGAATGTCGTAGTCCTGGGCACCCAATGGGGTGATGAGGGCAAAGGCAAGATCGTTGATCTGCTGACCGAACATGCTGCCGCCGTAGTGCGCTACCAGGGTGGCCACAATGCTGGTCACACCCTGGTGATCGACGGCGAAAAAACCGTCTTGCACCTGATTCCGTCGGGCGTGCTGCGTGAAGGCGTGCAGTGCCTGATCGGCAACGGCGTGGTGGTTGCACCCGACGCTCTGCTGCGGGAAATCATCAAGCTGGAAGAGAAAGGCGTACCGGTGCGCGAACGCCTGCGCATCAGCCCGTCCTGCCCGCTGATCCTGTCCTTCCACGTAGCGCTGGACCAGGCCCGTGAAAAGGCCCGTGGCGAACTGAAGATCGGTACGACCGGTCGCGGCATCGGCCCGGCGTACGAAGACAAGGTTGCACGGCGTGGCCTGCGTGTGGGCGACCTGCTCAACATGCCGCGCTTTGAAGACAAGCTGCGTGAACTGGTGGATTACCACAACTTCATGCTGGTGGGTTACTACAAAGAGCCTGCCATCGAGTTCGAAAAAACCCTGGCCGAGTGCAAGGAATACGCTGAGCTGCTCAAGCCGCTGATGCTGGACGTGACGGCCGAGCTGCACGACCTGCGTCGCGCCGGCAAAGACATCATGTTCGAAGGCGCCCAAGGTTCGTTGCTCGACATCGACCACGGTACCTATCCGTACGTGACCAGCTCCAACACCACCGCTGGTGGCGTGGCGACCGGTTCGGGCGTTGGCCCGATGTTCCTGGATTACATCCTGGGCATCACCAAGGCTTACACCACTCGCGTAGGTTCGGGTCCATTCCCGACTGAGCTGTTTGACGAAGTGGGTGCTCACCTGGCCAAGCAAGGTCACGAGTTCGGTGCTACCACCGGCCGTGCCCGCCGTTGCGGCTGGTTCGACGCCGTTATCCTGCGTCGTGCCATCGATGTGAACAGCATCTCGGGCATCTGCCTGACCAAGCTCGACGTGCTCGACGGCCTTGAAACCATCAACATCTGCGTCGGCTACAAAGATGCGCAAGGCAATGCCGTTGCCCCGACTGATGCTGACAGCTACGTGGGCCTGCAGCCTGTGTACGAAGAAGTGCCGGGCTGGACCGAGTCGACTGTGGGTGCCAAAACCATGGAAGAGCTGCCAGCTAACGCCCGTGCTTATATCAAGCGCGTTGAAGAGCTGATCGGTGCGCCGATCGACATTATTTCGACGGGCCCGGACCGCAACGAAACCATCGTTTTGCGTCATCCGTTCGCTTAA